The DNA region GAGGTTATTAGGTATCCAATGTAAGGATAGGGATGAGATTCAAAAGGAGAACATATTTCAAACTTGATACTTGGTTCTAGGAAATGCGCGTTCTTTGATTATTGATGGGGCTGGTTGTATTAATGTGGCTAGCAATATGTTTGTTAACAAACTTAACCTTAAAACTATCTCACATCCTAATCCTTATTGCTTGAAATAGACATGTGAAGAAGGTGAGTTGGTTGTAGACCAACAAGTGTTGATGAGTGTACCATTGGAAAATATAAAGATGTTGTGTTATGTGATGTAGCTCCCACAGAAGCATGTCACATCTTGTTGGGTAAACCGTGACAAATTGAAAGAAATGTGAAACACCATAAAAAGACCAATAAGATTTCTTTTGTACATGAAGGACACAAGATCAAACTTGCACCACTTTCACCTAAGGAAGCAAGTGAGGATCAAGTTAaactgagaaaaaaaaatagaagatgagagaaaaaaggcaaaataaaaagaaacaaaagagataaatgagagaaaaagataaagagaaatatgaatattcttttttttaagaccCTTTGTTTGTTTGTGAAGATTCTCTGTTCAAGGGATTTCAAGAAGAGCTTACATgtgcataatttaaaatttcatgttcTACTTCGTTTGGTGATGAATTCTCTCGTATGAAGAAGGAGAATGAAGACGAGGTTTCAATGGAGGAATGCAAGACTCTAATTCTTTCTTCTAATTTGAATAATGAGATTAAttcttattgtaatttttttgtgcATCTAACCATACAAAGTCTTTTGTTTTTATGCCTAAGGAAGAATTTTACATCAAGGATTAATGGGCAAGACAATTTGGAGAAGAGGTGGATGCACATAAGGATCAAGGCAACCATTAGGGGCAAAAGATTTTGAATCATCTCATCTTTAGGCCTAATGTTTTGATTGAAATacaacatgtgttaattttggATTTGCATGATACTTGTGATGTGCTTAATACATATGATTTGCTTGATATTGTTTTAGGTTATGGTGTCAAGTCCTTGAGTTTTGAAATTAATGCACAATATTTGGAATTGTGTGACCATGAAGAGTTTTCCTCTATGTGGTTTATTGTTTATGAAGAAATTGGAAATTATGAGTTCTATAGGCATGAACAACATATGTTCCTTTGGAACTTACATGGAACATGAAACACTCAAGTGTTTTGGTAGATGTATTGTGCATAAAAGGGATAAATTTAAAGATTCTGTTCATGATTTGAAGATGTCCTTGCTTGTTCATACTTTGCATCGGGTTCACTTGGCTACGAAATTTGTGCTAAAGTGCCCAAGATCTAAGAGAGGAAAACATTTCCATTTAATATTGTGTAGTAATTTCCTTGTCCTTGTatttgatttgggaggatagaTAGGTAAGCACATAAATAATAAGAGATTTGTCCTTTTTAAGGAATTCAAGTCTTTTTAGAAGTAggattttgttttcattaaaaCTAATACTTTGTTTTCTTGTGTTACAGGTGCAGATGGCTTCAATTTGAGGTCAAATTCACTCAAAGAAAGTGGGCATAATGAGGACCAACTTAGGAGCATGGACCTTGAAGCAGAGAATGAATTTAATGGACCAATCACAAGAACACATGCTAAGCAAATGGTGAATGAAGTCCACTATGAAATGGAAAACGTGAAGACCAAACCTAAATTGGTCAATGATAACTGCTATGTATAAGTATATTTTGAGATTAAATTATAtggaaattaataatttttctcatatttcttcctttttgtgcaaataattggaattttaacatcatttaagttttttttttgcagaaaatattaaagttgatgaatttatgatgcttagTGAATAATTAGagcataaaaataaagtaaaagtcCAAAAGAGCAAATTGGTGATTTGAAGATATGTGCTTAGCAAGTCTTAGACGCTCAGCGTGAGGCACAGGCTCAGCAGGCACAACACGTTTAGCACCAGGAAGTAGGACTAATTCAGGAAAGCATGTTAGTTTAGGAAAGTGAAGGTGCACTGTTTCGAGACAGTCTGTACTACTGTGAAATTTATCAGCAAGTGTATTGagtcacaagtaatataaaacggtaagaattgagtatcgaatcacagggagtttgttttattcagaaaaatgTTCATTCAATAAGTAGACATTTGTATAAaaccaggaaaaaaaataagcaaagatattttctataatcctaagttaactacaaaattaactacCTAAATGTGAGAGATAAACAGATGATTAAAACGTTGGATCCTTCTACTGAGTAACTTGATGTAATTaggtatttttctctatttaaggttgtttttgtgttctatgctgagggCAACTACCCCAAACCATGATTCCTTGAATGAATGGGCTAATTCTATTTAAATCTCGTTCTCGGATCCCTCTTCAAACTTAGCCTAAACGAATTGCATTAAGATTACAACATATTGGAAACTAAATCTCTACACTCTGTGTCCAGACATGCAGTTCTATAGCCTaccctatcaagttctaaggatttaaaacactttccaatgctaaatcctaactttacacacacATGGGTGATAAGTCCACAAGCATGTAAGAATTAAATGcaaatagaagcaatgaacacataaaaacaactttaaataaatagtaaaaagtTTTACATCAAGGCTCAACAGAAATTCCCAACAAAAGCTTTAATCTTCCATGGCAAGTTATCACCTTTCAGCAACAAAATGAGATTTTTGAAGTAAAATTCAGATTACACAGTGGTGGGCATGTCTACTCCACCTTTAAGAATGTAATAATCACTCATAAACCTAGAATCCTCTTGAAAGCTAAGATCTTTGGTGctttgttgtcttgtttttccTCTGTTGCGTCTCTCACGTATTCCTCTATTTCTTTCTTCAAAAAACTCTTTCCTCTTTTCGCCAACTTCAACTTTTAAGGGTTTTCTGTCCTCAAAGGCTCGCTTAGCACCATTTTCACGCTAAGCGGaagttagtgaattttggcttagcgagccaggcACGCTTAGCACCAGAAGAGACAAATGACTCGCTGGGCGAGCTGATGGCGCGCTAGGCACGTGCATGCTTGGCATATTCTCTTCCAGATTCCCCTAACTTGCTAAGCGAGCTgaatgcctcgcttagcggatgttactcgctaagcgcatatgcctcgcttagcgagatacCAGCTGTtgcaaccttcttcttcttcatcttttcacATGAAATTGAAGTTGAACCACATTAATTCAAAATGAAGGGAATATCTATTgaataaaaactaaactaaagataaaaatatgtacaaacctacaaaaagaaccataaattggggaaaaaacataattttataaagctttttaatacaaaagttagtcgtaaatgacgactaacatgcgcttagcgcgagacaCACGTTGAGCGTGGGTACCGCCATACTCGCTAGATGCGGCAAGCGCGCTTAGCATGAATGTTGCACAAAAAATAAGTTGATCTACACctataaaagaaagagaaagaagaaggaaaaaatacatagaaaatttaagagaatacaaTTCTTTATTGAAAGTAAAGGCTAGAAGAAGGAAAAGCTAGCATTAGAAATCATTCCTTCCCTCCATTCCCTTTCTCAAGTTCcccctttactaaatatttccctcttgcaattgtaaagtTTCATATGAGAATGAGAGGCTACCCCTCCTTGTTGGGAACTTAGTAGCCAACTgctcttgatgtaatttctcttactatctattatgaataTTACTTTTGCATTATCCTTTACTGtgcttaattttattgtttatggcTTGATCATCCGTTTGCACGGTAAGTTTTAAGGATAGCGTTGGAAagtgttattttctaatagaactgaGAAAGAGTATCTAAATAACTTCATCATTAGGGATATGCTGATTTTATTTAGCATATTATACATatctattcttaatgcaatttaactattttatctctacaaaggaattttggagaaaagatagataaattaggctctttcacTCGAGAGATCTTAGTTAGAGTATATAAGTAGATGCAAGTATAAAATTGGAATAAACataattagagaaaaataattaatattacatcgaGAGTAACTCTGGTAGACTAAGTTTTTAACATTCTCATCTTTTGAATTTAACTTCTATAATATGGgtttttctcatcttttttgtttttaattaattaattaatttaaattcatatttaatttcttaccttgtttattttaatttaattctctaccaatttaatttattgttttcttcaaaatatttaaaattgcttgaaaatttatatattcacttacttaagtacaaacaaagtttcTGTGGATTCAACATTTGGACTTccgttttaactttactacttgtgacaatttgaTGCACTTGCCAATAATTTAACAATCAACTACTTAAGGAATAAGAAAAATGAGCTAACttgaaaaaaagaattaagaataAATCTGATTTGTCATTTAGGCCCAATATGTtcgtttggattttttttttatcaaataatgggttgaagttttttttttgtaatttttagtcCGGAATAATATTAGTTGTTGTTGGCTtgcttacaaataattaatagcCACTAACTTGGAATAAAAATTCTGTCATTAAGAGTTTAATTACTAGTAGGAACTCTTGACATGCCCTATGACAATTATATGTACCTCACAATTTTATCAATGAAGGAGACTTAGACTTGGATAAAATCAGAAATTAACTTTGCACTAAGTGTGAGAGAAttattctcttgattcttgtgTAGAACCctaaattcttataaaaaaaagtcatattttttgTATCAAATTATCCTCAACTTATCAATTCTAGGCATTGTGGCGTTGTTGCTTTTCATTTCTTATCTCCATTCGTATTTTCCATTTCTTCTACAAAtttttcctataattttatCCATAAAGGGGTCCTCATCATTTATCATCTTTGTCTAGTGCATTCCTCAATGCTCTTTGTTTCCACTGATCAAACACCGTATACTTCAAAGCATGGTATTTCCA from Glycine soja cultivar W05 chromosome 8, ASM419377v2, whole genome shotgun sequence includes:
- the LOC114421711 gene encoding uncharacterized protein LOC114421711, which encodes MVHQAKKVERQLERKHSYKKTYHYDSSSGKDKSKKDGSSPPKQQGSKFPSGADGFNLRSNSLKESGHNEDQLRSMDLEAENEFNGPITRTHAKQMVNEVHYEMENVKTKPKLVNDNCYV